Proteins from a genomic interval of Xiphophorus maculatus strain JP 163 A chromosome 7, X_maculatus-5.0-male, whole genome shotgun sequence:
- the fastkd5 gene encoding FAST kinase domain-containing protein 5, mitochondrial, which produces MATRVLCRLVCSLPGWRRSLTQGQHNHTKTREEISEQEENKNVSDHLDVSFQRGYKLYYNPSSYHVTRTSANSRSQMDSSEEEQFFSASFWQQSNHYSVSCSRHLSSSKNTLLDLALNRASETEAPSVSSYNRKPVTPDVKVDTRAFLKCRPEYAFLSLDLTQRPQPVEWVELLPRLQKVSVLRARMKPPDVLQFLLELSKLHPDKMPLLQSDQRFIMLLRYSVEHLRLFSELQLLEVLQSFVWLEIPSSHTMLEVYEAELSRRANQLTLHQLLLAADLWRCIGRQVPQFLQCLFESVHLYLGQVGVPELVQLLYIIGEGRHCPKDLICPIKQLLMRHLAQMHPEEVGTVCLGLFKAQTSLPAGAVTRIVDKALSVVTEMGDFAMVNVLKYLRFSYLFHRSWLEAMGREVPQRAHRMGVQGLMHVTLTCSALHYCNDSILSSIAERVPSLVPHCRSKDSSKLLWAFSTLGFLPAQSQSFYPSLTDALRQRKAEFQRYPEHLLTGLLGLAFVSQFPEDLVILALSPEFVHLALRNSKLELKKDLFTLDAAVTLELPQWKGPRLSGELREEVAEMLWKFAQSDVCLKPEVLEAESALQDLLGGDKFVCKRMIMPHTRSIDLEIHLDPEGQPIPVNVLCPKQNPTMVPSSQRWEKINSGVTITDNLVAQLIKGKNSTELPPTTIAASSVGETPRQRLPPDEGGRVFDSVLDLTNDMIEALTKPSRSDRTHQDSVRQGIKDSVKIAVQISNRNHYCIQSQQLLGLHAMKRRHLKIAGYRVVELSHWEWSSMLRKSRAEKLAYLHCKIYDSL; this is translated from the coding sequence ATGGCCACCCGTGTGCTGTGTCGGCTGGTCTGCTCCCTCCCTGGCTGGAGAAGAAGTCTCACCCAAGGTCAACACAATCACACCAAAACAAGGGAAGAGATAAGTGAACAGGAGGAAAACAAGAATGTGTCGGATCACCTGGATGTTTCCTTCCAACGTGGATACAAACTGTATTACAATCCTTCGTCATATCACGTTACAAGGACCTCTGCTAATTCTCGCAGTCAGATGGATAGCTCTGAAGAGGAGCAGTTTTTCAGTGCTTCCTTTTGGCAGCAGAGCAACCACTACAGCGTGAGTTGCTCACGGCACCTCTCAAGCTCCAAAAACACACTTCTTGATTTAGCTCTAAACAGAGCATCTGAAACCGAAGCACCATCTGTGTCATCCTACAACAGGAAGCCAGTCACACCAGATGTTAAAGTTGACACACGAGCCTTCCTTAAATGCAGACCAGAGTACGCTTTCCTGTCCCTTGACCTCACCCAGCGACCTCAACCAGTAGAATGGGTAGAATTGTTGCCACGACTTCAAAAAGTGTCTGTTTTAAGGGCCAGGATGAAGCCACCTGACGTGTTGCAGTTTCTCTTGGAGCTCAGCAAGTTGCACCCAGACAAGATGCCTCTGCTGCAAAGTGACCAGCGGTTTATCATGCTTCTCCGATATTCTGTAGAGCACCTCCGCCTCTTCTCTGAGCTACAGCTGCTGGAGGTGTTACAGTCGTTTGTGTGGTTGGAGATACCCTCATCCCACACCATGCTCGAGGTGTACGAAGCCGAACTGAGCCGTCGGGCCAACCAGCTGACTCTACATCAGTTATTATTAGCTGCTGACTTGTGGCGCTGTATTGGGAGACAGGTGCCACAGTTCTTGCAATGTCTCTTTGAGTCAGTTCATCTTTATTTGGGACAAGTAGGTGTCCCTGAGCTGGTGCAGCTCCTTTACATAATAGGAGAAGGTAGACACTGTCCAAAAGACTTAATCTGTCCTATAAAGCAACTTCTCATGCGTCATTTAGCACAAATGCATCCTGAGGAGGTTGGCACTGTTTGTCTGGGACTCTTTAAAGCCCAAACCTCTCTTCCAGCGGGAGCAGTGACTCGTATTGTTGATAAGGCACTCTCTGTTGTGACTGAGATGGGTGACTTTGCAATGGTCAATGTGTTGAAATACCTGCGTTTCAGCTATCTTTTTCACAGGTCATGGTTGGAAGCCATGGGGAGGGAAGTTCCTCAACGGGCTCATCGGATGGGAGTCCAGGGCCTGATGCATGTGACTTTAACTTGTTCAGCTCTTCATTATTGTAATGATAGCATCCTGTCTTCTATTGCAGAGAGAGTTCCCTCTCTTGTGCCACATTGCAGGAGTAAAGACTCAAGCAAACTCCTGTGGGCCTTTTCCACCTTAGGGTTCCTTCCAGCTCAGAGTCAGAGTTTTTATCCGAGCCTGACAGATGCCCTGAGGCAGAGGAAAGCAGAGTTCCAGCGATACCCTGAACACCTGCTGACTGGTCTTCTAGGTTTGGCTTTTGTTTCTCAATTTCCAGAGGATCTTGTTATATTAGCTCTAAGTCCTGAGTTTGTCCACTTAGCACTGAGAAACTCCAAGCTAGAGCTGAAAAAAGATTTGTTCACCTTGGATGCAGCTGTGACTCTGGAGCTCCCTCAGTGGAAAGGCCCACGATTGAGTGGCGAACTCAGAGAAGAGGTGGCGGAAATGCTGTGGAAGTTTGCACAGTCAGACGTTTGCCTAAAACCAGAGGTTTTGGAGGCAGAATCAGCTCTTCAGGATCTTCTCGGTGGAGACAAATTTGTATGCAAAAGAATGATCATGCCGCACACTCGCTCCATCGATCTGGAAATACATCTGGACCCCGAAGGACAACCAATACCTGTGAACGTACTGTGCCCTAAGCAGAATCCCACAATGGTTCCTTCTTCCCAAAGGTGGGAGAAAATAAACTCAGGAGTAACGATCACAGACAACCTTGTAGCACAACtaataaaaggcaaaaactCAACTGAGCTTCCTCCAACAACTATAGCAGCTTCCTCAGTTGGAGAGACACCACGCCAAAGGCTACCACCTGACGAAGGTGGGAGAGTGTTTGATTCAGTTCTAGATTTGACCAATGACATGATAGAAGCCCTCACCAAACCCAGCCGCAGCGACCGTACTCACCAGGACTCGGTTCGCCAAGGCATTAAAGACTCAGTCAAAATTGCTGTTCAGATTTCAAACAGGAACCACTACTGCATACAGTCACAGCAGCTGCTGGGGCTTCATGCCATGAAGAGACGACACTTGAAAATTGCGGGATACAGGGTGGTAGAACTGAGCCATTGGGAGTGGTCTTCAATGCTGAGGAAAAGCAGGGCAGAGAAACTGGCATATCTACACTGCAAAATCTATGACAGTCTGTAA